The Oncorhynchus tshawytscha isolate Ot180627B unplaced genomic scaffold, Otsh_v2.0 Un_scaffold_7589_pilon_pilon, whole genome shotgun sequence sequence cctatgggactctcaatcacagctggttgtgatgcagcctggatagcTAACCTAGTGCTCTTAACTACACACATACGCTGGTCATCTCCATCTTTTCTCGTTCCACCTGATAATGTAATGGTTAAAAGCTTTCAGATCCAATTGACAATTATGACATTGATATTAGACATAAAATCCCAGCGGATAAAATATGACATGTTGCTTAGTCCCACTAGCCAGTGAATAAACTACACTCCAGCTGAACTCACTTCATCAGTGGAGACGGTGTTATCACCAGATGACAGTGCAGACGTGTTGGTCATCAGTGTAGCTATATGTTAGCTATAGGTTAGCTATAGGTTAGCTATAGGGCTGAACTCACTTCATCAGTGGAGACAGTGTTATCACCAGATGACAGTGCAGACGTGTTGGTCATCAGTGTAGCTATATGTTAGCTATAGGTTAGCTATAGGTTAGCTATAGGGCTGAACTCACTTCATCAGTGGAGACAGTGTTATCACCAGATGACAGTGCAGACGTGTTGGTCATCAGTGTAGCTATATGTTAGCTATAGGTTAGCTATAGGTTAGCTATAGGGCTGAACTCACTTCATCAGTGGAGACACTAGATAAAACTAGATAACAGTGCAGATGTTTTGGTTGTCAGTGTAGCTATAGGTTAGCTATAGGTTATCTATAGGTTAGCGGCCTGTTTCCCAAGGCCTTATGCAAATTGTTGTGGCCCATTTGGCCCAGTGAATCTCATGCCTGTAGATAATCAATCCATGATTAGGTCTATAATACTGATCAATAAACTACCCAACCCACTCTGACACAAACACAGCCCTCAGGCTAATGTGAAAGCATGTCAATCCCCTCACTCCACATGTGACTGTTCcattatctatctatctctctctctctctctctctccctctatttctcctttatctccctctctctctcctttatctctctccctctctctctctctctctctctctctctctctcctttatccctctctctctctctctcctttatccctctctctctctctctcctttatcccctctctctctctctctctttatctctctccctctctctctctctctcctttttatcctctctctctctctctcctttatctccctccctctctctccctctctctctcctttatctctctccctctctctctctctttcatctttctttttttcttgctTTCTTTCAGGTCATGGTTGAGGATGAAAACCTTCTGTCCCATCTCACACGGGACAGGGCTAAGATCCCTCACACACGGCGCCTGCCTACACGAGGACACATCATGGCTGTGGTAGGTATCCTGCTTCTCCTGGCCTGTCTTGTCTTAGCCCTCCTTATTACCACAACGGCTCGTTGGAGACAATTCCAACTCTGTCAATTGAGCTTTAATTCAATGAGTCAGTTGGACATGGTGATGATCAAACTACTTTCAACTGGAATTTTTCATTAGTTTAATCCAATTAATTTCCTAACTTAACTAAATCACAATGGGCCTTATCACTAACAGACTGTTTCTCCTTGCTCCGTATCCAGGCCTCCACTTCTACCTCTGACGGCATGTTGACCCTTGACCTGATCCAGGAGGAGGACAGCCCCAGCACAGACGGCCAGGACACCTGTGACAAGAGCTTCCGGGCCAACCTGGACAAATCCACTCAGCTCGACTGCCTCAGGTCCAAAACAGAGGGTGCCATCAGTAGCATCTGTCTAACGCCTCCCACAGAGGTCACTGGGAAGTCCCAGAGCCTGCCGCGTGATACCGGGGTCACCTGGGACGATAAACAGCAACTTCAGAGCCCGATGGGGAAGTCCTGCACTCCTCAGCCAGGCAAGAGGCTCACACCGGCCGAGAAAAGCCGCTGCGCCTCCATGGACGAGATCCTCTCACACTCCGGGACGCAGGCCACCAAACCCAGGACATCCATCCCCCGCTCTGCCACCTCTGCCCCCCCAGGCAACCTGCCACCCATCAGCCAGCTGCAGGACCTAATCGCTCAGAAGCTGGAGCGAACTCAGGAGCTGCTGATGCAGGTGCAGGGGGcgaagggggaggaggtggagcgggggaaggggaaagggaaggACTCGCCAGGTTCCAAGGGCTCCAAGGGTTCCTCGGACGGGGCCCGGGCGGAGGCAGAGAGGCTGCTGAAGGAGGCAGCGTCCACATGGGGCCAGGCCAAGGATGTTCTAGAGGAGGTGAAGGAGCTGAGGGCGCTCTACCGTCAGCTGGACTCGCTGCCCAccacccctgcctccctctcacccctcacaCCCTCCAACAGCTGCAAGCAGACTGACTACAGGAAGAGCATGATGTGACCGTCAGAGAACTCAACACAGACTGGACTATGAATCCCTGAGCAAAAAAATAACTCAACATGCAAAGCCACAATATTGTTAAATatgtctgtttctctccttctgtgtTCTTTCACTTTATTGATGCTGTGACAAAGTGAGGACATTCAGTTGCCCAACGACGTCCCCTGTGCTTGACCACTGTGCCCTTACATGTCTGCTTGATGAAGGGTGTGGGGGGCAAAGGGAAGGGGCCAATCTAGGGACTCAGGTACATGTTGGCCAGGGAGTCTCTCTGTATTGACCTGCTGATGAAAGACCTTGTGATGCTGCAGTGTCGGTGTTGTTTTCCTCTGCGTTGGTTGTCAAAGAGGGGATGTTGCAAGGTTTGGGCGGGGAATCAGAAGGGCTCTGCTCTCcagggacagacacacagtggGTGAGGATGACTCAGATTACAGGAAGGGAAACATGGTGTCCAGACCAACCTGTATGTTGGGAATGTCAATGTTTTCCTTTTTCTGTTACACAACACACTGGAAGGTTGGTCTGAGCCAGATTCCCAACGACCACCACTCTAAAAACCAACAGCAGCCCACCGTACAGTAcagcattctccctccctccctccctctgctgctctggGAATGGAGCTCAGTGGACTCCTCATCTCTGCTGGTCCATTATGATTCACAGGGACAAGGGGAACCAGTTCACATAGTCAGAACTCACTGGCGTTCCATAGGGTGTTTCTGTCTGTTCCATGAGCCATATGATACAGTCAAAATGGAGGACGTCTGTCTGGGTTGTGTTGTTACTAGATGGTACATACTAGGACAGGGCTGTTCCTTTCCTGTAGGCCTACAGCCAGTTGTCTTCAGCCAGTTGCCACTGCAGCCATTGATTCTCATGCTGCTGTAGAGCCATGGAACCGGGAtgtcgtctgtgtgtgtctggtgtgagtGGTGATGATCATGCTACTGTAGAGCCATGGAGCCGGGAtggcgtctgtgtgtgtctggtgggagtggtGAGGATCATGCTACTGTAGAGCCATGGAGCCGGGATGGCGTctgtgtgtctggtgggagtggtGATGATCATGCTACTGTAGAGCCATGGAGCCGGGAtggcgtctgtgtgtgtctggtgtgagtGATGATTATCATGCTACTGTAGAGCCATGGAGCCGGGAtggcgtctgtgtgtgtctggtgtgagtGGTGATTATCATGCTACTGTAGAGCCATGGAGCCGGGAtggcgtctgtgtgtgtctggtgtgagtGGTGATTATCATGCTACTGTAGAGCCATGGAGCAGGGAtggcgtctgtgtgtgtctggtgtgagtGGTGATTATCATGCTACTGTAGAGCCATGGAGCCGGGAtggcgtctgtgtgtgtctggtgtgagtGGTGATTATCATGCTACTGTAGAGCCATGGAGCCGGGAtggcgtctgtgtgtgtctggtgtgagtGATGATTATCATGCTACTGTAGAGTCATGGAGCCGGGAtggcgtctgtgtgtgtctggtatgAGTGGGAGGCATGACATAGAGGTCAGATGCAGTACTAAGGAGAGGAACCACTTGTAAGTGATTTGctaaaatagtaataataacagaATTGCACTATGAAGGAAGGCTGTAAAACAAGAGGATGAAACTGGTGGGTGGAAACTGGAGAGAACAGATGTGTCTAATATGGCTTTTCATTCTGTTCTACATATTTGTTACGACAATCTAGTGTTTGTAGAACAATACAGGCTGCATAGTTCCAACGCCTTGATACCTAAGACAGTCGCTCAACTCGCTACTCTTTGAAAATCTGAGCTTCTCAAAGGTACAATGTGTGTAAACAATGCTGTTGATGAACGCATCCCTCCGGCTAGCTAACAGTGATGCTAATgcttgacctctgacctccctGTCCTACTTAAGGACTTATAGGGTTTATGGCAGAGAAGAGAGCTATGCAACGTAGCAcgaacacacacaaccacaacgagagagagggagagagagagagagagagcagcggccAATGGACTGCATCACCTGATCAAAACATCCAGTGCGTCTCTCCAGAGCACCCCGTCTTGTTTTATAGTCAGTAGCTACATATGTTATGTGTTTGCACAGTGCTGTGGAAATGGTTCTCTCTGGACTGTCagacagacaaaaaaaacagtGTTATGATTATGTTGTTATCAttgtttgtgttttttatttgtttaaaatgCTTTTGTAGGATGATTTAAGGCACGCTTTAGAGAAGAAATGGCCGGGGCATTCTAGAACGTTCAGGCTCTTAGAATGCTCAACTGGAAACTCTGCATATTGTAGTGTTACTCTGTTTGTTCAACCAACAACCACAACCCAATAACAGAAGTCAAAAATCATTAACGTCGAAGTTGGATATGGACATAAAAGAGGGTGAGGTGAGAAAGGTATGTTAGAAAGAACACAACAAGAAACATTTAACTGAGTAGGCCATAAACAAGATTTTTACTAGTACGtctattattgttgttgttattttgttttatcTGGGATGAAGTACTATCTTGTGTGAGGCTGAACACAAAACCTAACGTTTGTGCAATCCTGAAAAGATTGATATGACCGCCGATGCACTGTACATACTCGGAGCAGTTTGATATGACCGCCGATGCACTGTACATACTCGGAGCAGTTTGATATGACCGCCGATGCACTGTACATACTCGGAGCAGTTTGATATGACCGCCGATGCACTGTACATACTCGGAGCAGTTTGATATGACCGCCGATGCACTGTACATACTCGGAGCAGTTTGATATGACCGCCGATGCACTGTACATACTCGGAGCAGTTTGATATGACCGCCGATGCACTGTACATACTCGGA is a genomic window containing:
- the plekho1b gene encoding pleckstrin homology domain-containing family O member 1b, coding for MKKNNSAKRGPQDTNQHNTQPDKIGWIRKFCGKGIFREIWKNRFVILKGDQLYISEKEVKDEKKIQEVVDLTDYERSEELRKAKSRSKKNHSKFTLLRSRTPGNTVPNLVFLAVSPEEKESWINALNGAITRSKNSILDEVMVEDENLLSHLTRDRAKIPHTRRLPTRGHIMAVASTSTSDGMLTLDLIQEEDSPSTDGQDTCDKSFRANLDKSTQLDCLRSKTEGAISSICLTPPTEVTGKSQSLPRDTGVTWDDKQQLQSPMGKSCTPQPGKRLTPAEKSRCASMDEILSHSGTQATKPRTSIPRSATSAPPGNLPPISQLQDLIAQKLERTQELLMQVQGAKGEEVERGKGKGKDSPGSKGSKGSSDGARAEAERLLKEAASTWGQAKDVLEEVKELRALYRQLDSLPTTPASLSPLTPSNSCKQTDYRKSMM